One window from the genome of Verrucomicrobiota bacterium encodes:
- a CDS encoding integration host factor subunit beta: MSDNLTKRDIVLDIYQKTNYPQKEVKEVVQLTLDAIANALSRGQNVELRNFGVFEIQVRKSRIGRNPNKPEKDVVIPTRAVVKFKAGKELKANLKDLELGSLNS; encoded by the coding sequence ATGTCAGATAATTTAACTAAGCGAGATATCGTTCTGGATATATACCAGAAAACCAATTATCCTCAAAAAGAAGTCAAGGAGGTTGTTCAACTGACGTTGGATGCAATTGCCAACGCTTTAAGTAGAGGTCAGAATGTCGAGTTGAGAAACTTCGGTGTTTTTGAAATTCAAGTTCGCAAATCCCGTATAGGTCGTAATCCCAATAAACCTGAAAAGGATGTCGTTATACCAACACGTGCGGTTGTGAAGTTCAAAGCGGGAAAAGAGCTGAAGGCAAATCTCAAGGACCTGGAGTTGGGTTCTCTTAATTCTTGA
- a CDS encoding AAA family ATPase: MSDKDTKNPFEEIQKQLQELLKTSNPNVTISPFVPAQQTPPPSYGSAEESAEQDEVLKRIRAFNRKPKEIRDYLDRYVIRQDEAKKVLSVAICDHYNHVRQCIEEPRLSEKEYSKQNILLLGPTGVGKTYLMRNIAKLIGVPFVKADATKFSETGYVGNDVEDLVRDLYKVANNNADLAQYGIIYIDEIDKIAGNASNGGKDVSGRGVQINLLKLMEEADVNLFSPNDMMSQMQAMMSMGRDSKKQKRTLSTKNILFIVSGAFDKLAENVRKRLDQGQIGFSSKRKEEEINDSHFLNLTETRDFIDYGFEPEFIGRLPVRVACESLSADDLGQILKNSEGSILDQYHRDFKGYNIDFSITDGAINEIADRAAREKTGARGLMTVLEKTFRDFKFELSSTLINNFDVDAETIKDPRKALTELLNDNEGSQNEFLLKRVEEFKTHFQDMHGLELTFTEEACSKIVDLAIEADRSTNSICEQLFKDYEHGLKIVNRNSAQSTFLITAEAVEDPDGELSKWVVESIKGKDEPEPESKEGGENKN, translated from the coding sequence ATGAGTGACAAAGATACAAAAAATCCATTCGAAGAAATCCAGAAACAACTTCAGGAGCTCCTAAAAACCAGTAACCCAAATGTGACCATAAGCCCGTTTGTTCCTGCTCAACAAACTCCTCCTCCTTCTTATGGATCAGCAGAAGAAAGTGCCGAGCAAGATGAAGTATTGAAACGAATTCGCGCATTCAATAGAAAGCCAAAAGAAATCCGTGATTACCTCGACCGTTACGTGATTCGTCAGGATGAGGCCAAAAAAGTCTTATCTGTAGCCATTTGTGATCACTACAATCACGTCCGCCAATGCATAGAAGAACCTCGTTTGTCTGAAAAAGAGTACAGCAAACAAAACATTCTTCTTCTTGGACCCACCGGTGTTGGGAAGACTTACTTGATGAGGAACATAGCCAAACTCATCGGCGTTCCCTTTGTCAAAGCTGACGCCACAAAATTCAGTGAGACCGGTTATGTGGGCAACGATGTGGAAGACTTGGTTCGAGATCTTTACAAAGTAGCAAACAACAATGCCGATCTGGCACAATACGGCATTATTTATATAGATGAGATCGACAAGATTGCCGGCAACGCATCCAACGGCGGTAAAGATGTATCTGGCCGAGGGGTGCAAATCAATTTATTGAAATTGATGGAAGAAGCCGACGTGAACCTGTTTAGCCCGAACGATATGATGAGCCAGATGCAGGCCATGATGAGTATGGGTCGCGATTCCAAGAAACAAAAACGCACATTGAGCACAAAGAACATTTTGTTTATCGTTTCCGGTGCATTCGACAAATTGGCAGAAAACGTTCGCAAACGATTGGATCAAGGACAGATCGGATTCTCCTCCAAACGAAAGGAAGAAGAAATCAATGACTCTCATTTTTTAAACCTAACCGAAACTCGGGATTTCATAGATTATGGTTTCGAGCCTGAATTCATAGGTCGACTCCCCGTTCGCGTGGCATGTGAGTCTCTATCAGCCGACGACCTTGGACAGATTCTCAAAAATTCAGAAGGCAGTATACTCGACCAATACCATCGCGACTTCAAAGGCTATAACATAGATTTTTCGATCACGGATGGAGCGATTAATGAAATTGCAGACCGAGCCGCGCGGGAAAAAACGGGTGCCCGAGGTCTAATGACAGTCCTGGAAAAAACCTTTCGCGATTTCAAGTTCGAGCTGTCTTCAACGCTCATTAACAATTTTGATGTCGATGCCGAGACAATCAAAGATCCTAGAAAAGCATTAACCGAGCTCCTAAATGACAATGAGGGATCACAAAATGAGTTTCTATTAAAACGAGTTGAAGAGTTTAAGACTCACTTTCAAGACATGCACGGATTGGAACTTACATTTACGGAAGAGGCTTGTTCCAAGATAGTCGACCTTGCCATCGAGGCGGACCGTTCAACCAATTCCATTTGCGAACAGCTTTTCAAAGACTACGAACACGGGCTGAAAATCGTTAACAGAAATTCCGCCCAATCGACTTTTCTCATAACAGCGGAAGCAGTTGAAGATCCAGACGGGGAACTTTCCAAATGGGTTGTGGAAAGTATAAAAGGAAAAGATGAGCCTGAACCGGAGTCGAAAGAAGGTGGTGAAAATAAGAACTAA
- the ubiE gene encoding bifunctional demethylmenaquinone methyltransferase/2-methoxy-6-polyprenyl-1,4-benzoquinol methylase UbiE encodes MPEADAVRSMFGDIAKRYDFANHLLSAGMDYWWRSVLVRMVKQSNPSDVADLATGSGDVAFAIKKKLGNAVTVQGLDFCQPMLDEAEKKRLVRQPSPDIHFALGDIQNLSLATDSVDVATVAFGVRNLENRHKGLKDIRRALRPGGKLFILEFSQPYRWFQPIYYSYLKYILPTIAGWITKKPEAYDYLGNSIEAFPARQSLIKELEQAGFSEVSAHRMTLGIVAIHQGTA; translated from the coding sequence ATGCCAGAAGCTGACGCGGTAAGAAGTATGTTTGGCGACATAGCCAAACGCTATGATTTTGCCAATCACCTGTTAAGCGCTGGAATGGATTATTGGTGGCGAAGTGTTTTAGTCAGAATGGTGAAACAATCCAATCCATCCGATGTAGCTGATCTAGCTACTGGAAGCGGTGACGTAGCATTTGCGATTAAGAAAAAACTTGGCAATGCAGTGACCGTTCAGGGATTAGATTTTTGCCAACCGATGTTAGATGAGGCTGAAAAGAAGCGGCTGGTTCGGCAACCATCCCCAGACATACATTTTGCCTTAGGCGATATTCAGAATCTGTCACTAGCTACTGATTCAGTTGATGTGGCCACGGTTGCTTTCGGAGTACGCAATTTGGAAAATCGGCATAAGGGACTTAAGGATATTCGTCGCGCTCTCCGCCCGGGCGGTAAACTATTCATTCTAGAATTTTCCCAACCTTATCGCTGGTTTCAGCCTATCTATTATAGTTACCTCAAATATATCCTGCCGACAATTGCGGGATGGATCACTAAAAAACCTGAAGCTTATGATTATCTGGGAAATTCGATTGAAGCATTTCCAGCCAGGCAATCTCTCATCAAAGAATTGGAACAGGCAGGGTTTTCAGAAGTGTCCGCTCATCGTATGACGCTTGGGATAGTGGCCATTCACCAGGGAACGGCCTAA